The Candidatus Obscuribacterales bacterium genome has a segment encoding these proteins:
- a CDS encoding PDDEXK nuclease domain-containing protein, whose translation MTGPLDQAMEQSFAEVVEMIQSAKQRATQAVNTQLVELYWQVGAYLSHKLAQAEWGEGVVQQLADYLARTQPGLRGFTRRNLFRMRKFYETYQDETIVTAVLSQLPWTHNLIILNQSKHPEEREFYLRLAIQEKWSSRELERQFKIALFERSVLNPVKVSPVAAQSHPTAVDVFRDAYMVEFLELPELHTEADLHQGLLRQLKDFLIELGRDFCFVGSEYPVQVGGRDFALDLLFFHRGLNCLVAVELKVGRFEPEYLGKLNFYLEALDRDERKPHENPAIGVLLCASKDDEVVKYALNRSLSPALIAEYQTQLPDKALLQAKLHEFYALNVATGEDR comes from the coding sequence ATGACGGGGCCCCTAGATCAGGCCATGGAGCAAAGCTTTGCAGAAGTGGTGGAGATGATCCAATCTGCTAAACAAAGAGCGACGCAGGCGGTGAATACCCAACTGGTAGAGCTGTACTGGCAGGTGGGGGCATACCTAAGCCACAAGCTGGCACAGGCGGAATGGGGCGAGGGGGTGGTGCAGCAGTTGGCGGATTATCTGGCCCGGACTCAGCCGGGGCTGCGCGGGTTTACGCGGCGAAATCTGTTTCGGATGCGGAAGTTCTATGAGACTTATCAGGATGAGACAATTGTGACAGCAGTGCTGTCACAATTGCCCTGGACTCACAATTTAATTATTCTCAACCAGAGTAAACACCCGGAGGAGCGGGAGTTTTACCTACGGTTGGCGATTCAGGAAAAGTGGTCTAGCCGGGAGCTAGAACGACAATTTAAGATTGCCCTATTTGAGCGCAGTGTGTTGAATCCGGTAAAAGTGTCACCAGTGGCGGCACAATCTCATCCTACGGCGGTGGATGTTTTTCGGGATGCCTATATGGTGGAGTTTTTGGAGTTGCCCGAACTGCATACCGAGGCAGATCTACACCAGGGCTTGCTGAGGCAGCTAAAGGATTTTTTGATTGAACTGGGGCGCGATTTTTGTTTTGTCGGCTCAGAATATCCGGTGCAGGTGGGAGGGCGCGATTTTGCGCTAGATCTATTATTTTTCCATCGAGGGCTGAATTGCTTGGTGGCGGTGGAGCTAAAGGTGGGACGGTTTGAGCCGGAGTATTTGGGTAAGCTGAATTTTTATCTGGAGGCGTTGGATCGCGATGAGCGCAAGCCCCACGAAAACCCGGCGATTGGGGTGCTGTTGTGTGCGAGCAAGGATGATGAGGTGGTGAAGTATGCCCTAAATCGATCGCTATCGCCTGCGCTGATTGCGGAGTACCAAACACAGTTGCCGGACAAGGCGCTGTTGCAAGCAAAATTGCATGAGTTTTATGCGCTAAATGTGGCGACAGGAGAAGACCGATGA
- a CDS encoding class I SAM-dependent DNA methyltransferase → MNPTNHSQTAAFLWAIADLLRGDFKQSQYGRIILPFTLLRRLECVLEANKQTVLDAAKEHQTKPDLAREKLLLRAADQQFYNTSPLSLGTLSDTQTADDLMSYVQSFSSDAREIFEHFHFEDFVQQLATSDLLYQVVQRFAATDLSPAHIDNFGMGIIFEELIRKFAESSNETAGEHFTPRDIVHLTTSLVITGQDHKLKPHSIVTIYDPTAGTGGFLSEGDEYIQAISKQVTVSLHGQELNPESYAICKADMLIKGQTVSNIKLGNTLSDDQLATSHFDFMLSNPPFGVEWKKVQKQVTDEHNERGFAGRFGPGLPRVSDGSLLFLLHLVSKMRPSQEGGSRIGIILNGSPLFTGGAGSGESEIRRYLLQSDLVEAIIALPTDMFYNTGIATYVWILSNHKPELRRGQVQLIDGTQHFSKMRKSLGSKRQYLNEEQIDDLVRLYGRFEATPQSKIFPIEAFGYRRITIERPLRLAFQVTPDRIKAALDEKAVQKLDGEVQSRLITALQTLEKEPLHLSRAPFIKRLKQALAMQEIDASAAVLKVLLNAFGERHPEAEICRVKDKPKGQPEPDTGLRDYENVPLGESIYDYFEREVKPHVPDAWIDQGKCDAIDGEVGIVGFEIPFNRHFYVFQPPRPLEEIDRDLKACTDRIKQMIEELSA, encoded by the coding sequence ATGAACCCGACCAACCACTCCCAAACAGCCGCTTTTCTCTGGGCGATCGCCGACCTGTTGCGGGGAGACTTCAAGCAATCGCAGTATGGCCGCATCATTCTGCCCTTTACCCTATTGCGACGGCTGGAATGTGTGTTGGAGGCTAACAAGCAGACGGTGTTAGACGCCGCCAAGGAGCACCAGACCAAGCCCGACCTAGCCCGCGAAAAACTGCTGCTGCGGGCTGCCGATCAGCAGTTTTACAATACCTCGCCCCTATCCCTAGGCACATTGTCAGACACCCAGACTGCCGATGACCTGATGAGCTATGTGCAGTCGTTTAGCAGCGATGCGCGGGAAATCTTCGAGCATTTCCACTTCGAGGATTTTGTGCAACAGTTGGCCACCAGCGACTTGCTCTATCAAGTGGTGCAGCGTTTTGCGGCGACGGATCTCAGCCCTGCCCACATCGACAACTTTGGCATGGGCATCATCTTTGAGGAGCTGATCCGCAAGTTTGCTGAGAGTTCCAACGAAACGGCCGGGGAACACTTCACCCCCCGCGATATCGTCCACCTGACCACGTCTCTTGTGATCACCGGGCAAGACCACAAGCTTAAGCCCCATAGCATTGTCACTATTTACGATCCCACCGCAGGCACCGGCGGCTTTTTGTCGGAGGGGGATGAATACATTCAGGCTATTAGCAAGCAAGTCACCGTGTCGCTGCATGGGCAGGAGCTAAACCCCGAAAGCTATGCCATCTGCAAGGCGGACATGCTGATCAAGGGGCAGACGGTGAGCAATATCAAGCTGGGCAATACCCTATCAGACGATCAGCTTGCCACCAGCCACTTCGACTTTATGCTCAGCAATCCGCCCTTTGGGGTGGAGTGGAAGAAGGTGCAAAAGCAGGTCACCGATGAGCACAACGAGCGGGGCTTTGCTGGCCGCTTTGGCCCCGGTCTGCCCCGCGTGTCGGATGGGTCGCTGCTGTTTCTGCTGCACCTAGTAAGCAAAATGCGCCCGTCCCAGGAAGGTGGTTCTCGCATTGGCATCATTCTCAATGGCTCACCGCTGTTTACCGGCGGGGCAGGCAGTGGGGAGTCAGAAATTCGCCGCTACCTGCTGCAAAGCGATCTGGTGGAAGCGATTATTGCTCTGCCGACGGATATGTTCTACAACACGGGCATTGCCACCTATGTATGGATTTTGTCGAACCACAAGCCAGAGCTGCGCCGGGGCCAGGTGCAACTGATCGACGGCACGCAGCATTTCAGTAAAATGCGCAAGTCGCTGGGCAGCAAGCGCCAGTATCTCAACGAGGAGCAAATTGATGACCTAGTGCGCCTCTACGGTCGGTTTGAAGCAACACCCCAGAGCAAGATTTTTCCCATCGAGGCCTTTGGCTATCGCCGCATCACCATTGAGCGTCCGCTGCGGCTGGCGTTTCAGGTGACGCCCGATCGCATCAAGGCTGCTCTAGATGAAAAGGCGGTGCAAAAGCTAGATGGGGAGGTGCAAAGCCGACTAATTACAGCGCTGCAAACGTTAGAAAAAGAGCCGCTGCACCTCAGTCGTGCCCCGTTTATCAAACGGCTGAAACAGGCTCTAGCCATGCAGGAGATTGATGCCAGTGCGGCAGTGCTGAAGGTGTTACTGAATGCGTTTGGAGAACGCCACCCAGAAGCGGAGATTTGCCGGGTGAAGGATAAGCCTAAGGGACAGCCGGAGCCGGATACGGGGCTACGAGATTATGAAAATGTGCCCCTGGGTGAGTCGATCTACGACTACTTTGAGCGGGAGGTGAAACCCCATGTGCCCGATGCCTGGATTGATCAGGGCAAGTGCGATGCTATTGATGGGGAGGTGGGCATTGTGGGGTTCGAGATTCCGTTTAATCGGCATTTCTATGTGTTTCAGCCGCCGCGCCCCTTGGAGGAGATTGACCGCGATCTAAAGGCCTGTACGGATCGCATTAAGCAGATGATCGAGGAGCTATCAGCATGA
- a CDS encoding ABC transporter permease, protein MTAIKLSARPTRSINLLKLVGWLYLGGMYLFLMLPILTLVIFSFENSRFPTLPWTGWTLRWYGDLFRDGRLIQSLGYSLWISPAAAAAATVLGFCAAYVLNRFQFLGKKFLSIVLIIPIIIPPLILGVAFLGLLSRLQLQGKLISIFLTHVVILIPTAIALIGLRLSQMPKDLEEAAWNLGATEWQALWRVVLPWSIPGIAGSWLLAFTFSFDEFVIAWFVSGFKQTLPVAIYTFLGANLTPALNAIGTLIFLISICLLVGVELLLIPILLGQRRSS, encoded by the coding sequence ATGACTGCCATCAAACTCTCCGCCCGTCCCACCCGCTCCATCAACCTACTCAAACTGGTCGGCTGGCTCTACCTTGGCGGCATGTATCTCTTCCTGATGCTGCCCATTTTGACCTTGGTGATTTTCTCCTTTGAAAACTCCCGCTTTCCCACCTTGCCCTGGACGGGATGGACCTTACGCTGGTACGGCGACCTGTTTAGGGATGGACGCTTGATCCAGTCCCTTGGCTATAGCCTATGGATTTCCCCCGCCGCCGCCGCCGCCGCCACAGTCCTAGGCTTCTGCGCCGCCTATGTCCTAAATCGCTTCCAGTTTCTGGGCAAAAAATTTCTGTCCATTGTGTTGATCATCCCGATCATCATCCCGCCGCTGATTTTAGGCGTGGCCTTTTTGGGGCTGCTGTCTCGCCTACAGCTTCAAGGCAAACTGATCAGCATCTTTCTCACCCACGTAGTGATTTTAATTCCCACAGCGATCGCCCTGATTGGGTTACGTCTATCGCAAATGCCTAAAGACTTGGAAGAAGCCGCTTGGAATCTGGGAGCAACCGAATGGCAAGCTCTATGGCGAGTCGTCTTACCTTGGTCAATTCCCGGCATTGCTGGCTCTTGGCTGCTAGCCTTCACCTTTTCCTTCGATGAATTTGTAATTGCCTGGTTTGTATCTGGCTTCAAGCAAACCCTGCCCGTGGCGATTTACACCTTTCTCGGCGCAAACCTCACCCCAGCCCTCAATGCCATCGGCACGCTGATTTTCCTAATTTCCATCTGTCTACTGGTCGGCGTCGAACTGCTGCTGATTCCGATTCTTCTGGGGCAGCGCCGTTCGAGCTAA
- a CDS encoding ABC transporter permease, with protein sequence MSHPPATRPIATPNERSGLKYIGLAPVVIYNGIFFLLPLLFLIWIGFWSTENYRAIPGFSLDNYIDIFSQLFTRSRYAYALLQTAWVASTTTILAILLCYPFALMLVFGVPERLQRFAVLLAIAPFWSSYILRLYAWQTILNRNGLFNTLLLKLQVIQEPLPIIFTQVATRIGILHYLAPIVILILYLVLRNSDRALLEASRNLGATQWQTFWRVLLPLSKPGIIYSALFGIIISAGDVLSGIVLGGGTGRSIFGPIPLFSTVVLNEYAGTTNLPRTSALATILVILLLVILAAGLKLSDPPRD encoded by the coding sequence ATGAGCCATCCACCCGCCACCCGCCCCATTGCTACGCCCAACGAACGCAGCGGCCTCAAATACATCGGTCTGGCCCCGGTGGTGATCTACAACGGCATCTTTTTTCTGTTGCCGCTGCTGTTCTTGATTTGGATTGGCTTTTGGAGTACCGAAAACTATCGGGCCATTCCCGGCTTTTCCCTCGACAACTACATCGATATTTTCAGCCAGCTCTTCACGCGATCGCGCTATGCCTATGCCCTGCTGCAAACCGCCTGGGTTGCTAGCACCACCACCATTCTCGCCATCCTCCTGTGCTATCCCTTCGCCTTGATGCTGGTGTTTGGCGTCCCTGAACGATTGCAGCGCTTTGCCGTCCTGCTGGCGATCGCCCCCTTTTGGAGCAGCTATATTCTCCGGCTCTACGCCTGGCAAACGATTCTTAATCGCAACGGCTTGTTCAATACCCTGCTGCTGAAACTGCAGGTGATTCAAGAGCCGCTGCCGATTATTTTTACCCAGGTGGCCACCCGCATCGGCATTTTGCACTACCTCGCGCCCATCGTCATCCTGATTCTCTACCTGGTGTTGCGCAACAGCGATCGCGCCCTGCTGGAAGCTTCCCGTAACCTAGGAGCTACCCAGTGGCAAACCTTTTGGCGCGTCCTGCTGCCCCTCAGCAAGCCCGGCATCATCTACAGCGCTCTGTTTGGCATCATCATCAGTGCGGGCGATGTACTGTCTGGCATTGTTTTGGGCGGCGGCACCGGGCGATCGATCTTCGGCCCCATTCCCCTCTTTTCCACCGTGGTGCTCAATGAATATGCCGGCACCACCAACCTACCCCGCACCTCTGCCCTAGCAACCATCTTAGTGATTCTGCTGTTGGTGATCCTAGCAGCGGGTTTGAAACTATCCGACCCTCCCCGCGACTGA
- a CDS encoding ABC transporter ATP-binding protein — translation MSSTSTNPPSSIPVAQARTAETSSAPALELRAIAKQFNQLSVLSDINLHVDPGEFVAIMGPSGCGKTTLLRLIAGLESMSSGEIWLHGQPIGQLPVHQRHTPLVWQSFALFPHLNVFQNIAFGLTLKSHNRAAVKDKVHQVAELVHLSDFLKRRVGALSGGQKQRVAIARALVMEPKILLLDEPMSALDAHLRLRMQGELKRLQQTLNIAFVYITHNQNEAFAMADRIVVMNQGRIEQIGSPADLYTRPQSHFVAEFVGNNNLFDGQVRSLNDDHTLTIQCPQGLICAQPGQVNHSVGDMVTVVVPADKMRLDPTEKTDNSLKASLRGREFMGSQMSYLLETESGHELNLICQESFSDSLRIAINTDLVLHWSSQDTVLLEDTRSLERER, via the coding sequence ATGAGTTCAACCTCGACCAATCCACCCTCCTCCATACCCGTCGCTCAGGCAAGGACAGCAGAGACCTCCAGCGCTCCTGCTCTAGAACTGCGGGCGATCGCTAAACAGTTCAATCAACTGTCCGTTCTCAGCGACATCAACCTACATGTGGATCCTGGCGAGTTTGTCGCCATTATGGGCCCCAGCGGCTGCGGTAAAACCACGCTGCTGCGGTTAATTGCGGGGCTAGAGTCTATGTCATCCGGGGAAATCTGGCTGCATGGGCAACCCATTGGCCAATTGCCCGTCCATCAGCGTCATACACCGCTGGTGTGGCAAAGCTTTGCCCTATTTCCCCACCTGAACGTTTTCCAGAACATCGCCTTTGGGCTAACGCTCAAGTCCCATAACCGGGCTGCCGTTAAAGACAAAGTGCATCAAGTTGCTGAATTGGTTCACCTCAGCGACTTTCTCAAGCGCCGGGTGGGGGCGCTCAGCGGTGGTCAAAAGCAGCGGGTGGCGATCGCCCGCGCCCTAGTGATGGAACCGAAGATTTTGCTGCTGGATGAGCCCATGAGCGCCCTCGATGCTCATCTGCGGCTGCGGATGCAAGGGGAACTCAAGCGCCTCCAGCAAACGTTGAATATCGCCTTTGTTTACATCACCCACAATCAAAATGAAGCCTTTGCCATGGCCGATCGGATTGTGGTGATGAACCAGGGGCGGATTGAACAAATTGGCTCTCCCGCCGATCTGTATACCCGTCCCCAAAGCCATTTTGTGGCGGAATTTGTCGGCAATAACAACCTCTTTGATGGCCAGGTGCGATCGCTCAATGACGACCACACGTTGACCATCCAATGTCCCCAAGGTCTGATCTGCGCCCAGCCCGGCCAGGTGAACCATAGCGTAGGCGACATGGTTACCGTGGTCGTCCCTGCCGACAAGATGCGGCTTGATCCCACCGAAAAAACCGACAATAGCCTCAAAGCTAGTCTGCGAGGACGAGAGTTCATGGGCTCCCAGATGAGCTATCTTCTAGAAACCGAATCAGGACATGAACTGAACCTGATTTGCCAAGAATCCTTCAGCGATAGTCTGCGCATTGCCATCAACACCGACCTTGTGCTCCATTGGTCATCCCAGGATACGGTGCTGCTGGAGGACACGCGATCGCTGGAGAGAGAACGATGA
- a CDS encoding spermidine/putrescine ABC transporter substrate-binding protein: MSQRPRPSAGFNREAQLLRAFSRRRFIQFASTASLAAVSTRLIGCSPSSETAVTTGDTPASSSGNTLRLLTWPGYDEPEVIRGFEEEYGVTVEFKTYLGGEQMLQFFNQSPAGTYDALISDGEYVTKLMALGAIAPIDPSTVPNLSDYYPVYQDFPGFYEDDQMMAVGTRFGNYGIAFNQSIIPPSEVTSWEFLLREDLAGKLALFDWYLPNMGNASLALFPENPNPYDLTDAQLEEVKAWMLRMKPNVALVTPSVQDIVNAFINGDVTAGPVGDWVIQNAIADGNQEFTAIVPEEGAIRWSEGAAICADSPNPELAQSWVEYMSRPEVQARLANAQAYKGLAPNVKVIEYLNDDEKQLLGYVADPSDASKLLVESQLERTRARQLPTQQDEKAWQDIYNEFKAT; the protein is encoded by the coding sequence ATGTCACAACGACCTCGTCCGTCCGCTGGTTTCAACCGTGAAGCTCAACTCTTGAGAGCCTTCTCCCGCCGTCGATTCATCCAATTTGCCTCCACAGCCTCCTTGGCCGCTGTATCCACTCGCCTGATCGGCTGTAGCCCTTCCAGTGAAACGGCTGTAACCACCGGAGATACGCCCGCTAGTTCATCAGGCAATACCCTACGCTTGCTGACCTGGCCGGGCTACGACGAACCCGAGGTGATTCGCGGCTTTGAAGAAGAATACGGTGTCACGGTAGAGTTCAAAACCTATTTGGGTGGCGAACAAATGCTGCAATTTTTCAACCAGTCGCCCGCTGGCACCTACGATGCCCTCATTTCCGATGGGGAATATGTGACCAAGCTGATGGCTCTGGGCGCGATCGCCCCCATTGACCCATCCACCGTACCGAACTTAAGCGACTACTATCCGGTGTATCAAGACTTTCCCGGCTTCTACGAAGATGACCAGATGATGGCAGTGGGTACCCGCTTTGGCAACTACGGCATTGCCTTCAACCAAAGCATTATTCCACCCTCGGAGGTCACTAGTTGGGAGTTCCTGTTAAGAGAAGACTTAGCTGGCAAGCTAGCTCTATTTGATTGGTATCTGCCCAATATGGGGAATGCTAGCTTAGCCCTCTTCCCCGAGAATCCTAACCCCTACGACCTCACCGATGCCCAACTGGAGGAGGTTAAGGCCTGGATGCTACGCATGAAGCCCAATGTGGCGCTGGTGACCCCTAGTGTACAGGATATTGTCAATGCGTTCATCAACGGTGATGTGACGGCGGGGCCCGTGGGTGACTGGGTGATTCAAAATGCGATCGCAGACGGTAATCAAGAATTTACCGCCATCGTGCCTGAGGAAGGAGCGATCCGCTGGAGTGAAGGTGCTGCGATCTGTGCCGATAGCCCCAACCCAGAACTAGCCCAAAGCTGGGTAGAATACATGTCTCGCCCTGAGGTGCAGGCCCGCCTAGCCAATGCCCAAGCCTATAAAGGTCTTGCTCCTAACGTCAAAGTCATTGAGTATCTCAATGACGATGAGAAACAGTTGTTGGGCTATGTGGCTGACCCTAGCGACGCCAGCAAGCTTTTAGTGGAAAGCCAGCTAGAACGCACCCGCGCCCGCCAGCTTCCGACGCAACAAGACGAAAAAGCTTGGCAAGACATCTACAACGAATTTAAGGCCACGTAA
- the malQ gene encoding 4-alpha-glucanotransferase, which translates to MPFPRSSGLLLHPTSFPGPHGIGDLGGAAYAFVDFLAASGQQLWQVLPLSPTGYGNSPYMCYSSMAGNPLLISLDLLVDEGWLTHDDLSVLPDFPSDKVDYDRVIATKTPLLDRAAERFKAHASDRQRQEFDVFCHARAVWLDDFVFFMALKQAHGGESWHRWDEAIAKRDPDTLSRWRKQLANDIYHHKFLQFEFFRQWSHLKKYANDRQIQIIGDMPIYVAHDSADVWSLPHIFHLDPETGEPALMAGVPPDYFSETGQLWGNPIYNWEAMQAWGFKWWLQRLQSMLEYVDLIRVDHFRGFQAYWEVPQGETTAINGQWVEAPGREFFKTVKEELGSLPILAEDLGVITPEVEALRDEFDFPGMKILHFAFGSGPGNPYLPFNFERNCMVYTGTHDNNTTVGWFESLSDWEKDHISHYLGDISYDGIHWDMIRLALSSHANQAVIPFQDLLGLGGGARMNLPGAPTGNWEWRYRDEAVNPELAGRMHMLTEMYGRLPQPPAPADESDG; encoded by the coding sequence ATGCCTTTTCCTCGCTCCAGTGGTTTGTTGCTCCATCCCACCTCATTTCCTGGCCCCCATGGCATTGGAGACCTCGGGGGCGCTGCCTATGCTTTTGTTGATTTTCTAGCAGCCAGTGGTCAGCAACTGTGGCAGGTCTTGCCGCTCAGCCCCACGGGCTACGGCAACTCGCCCTACATGTGCTATTCCTCCATGGCGGGCAATCCTCTGTTGATTAGCCTAGATTTGTTGGTCGATGAAGGATGGTTGACCCACGACGATCTGTCGGTGTTGCCGGACTTTCCTAGCGATAAAGTTGACTACGATCGCGTCATTGCTACCAAAACACCGCTGCTCGATCGAGCTGCCGAACGCTTTAAGGCCCATGCCTCGGATCGACAGCGCCAAGAGTTTGATGTGTTTTGCCATGCTCGGGCTGTTTGGCTCGACGACTTTGTCTTTTTTATGGCGCTTAAACAGGCCCATGGTGGCGAAAGCTGGCACCGTTGGGATGAAGCGATCGCCAAACGTGATCCTGATACCCTAAGCCGTTGGCGCAAGCAGCTTGCCAATGATATTTACCACCACAAGTTTCTCCAGTTTGAATTTTTCCGGCAATGGTCTCACCTGAAGAAGTATGCCAACGATCGCCAAATTCAGATCATTGGCGACATGCCGATCTACGTGGCCCACGACAGCGCTGATGTCTGGTCACTGCCCCACATTTTCCATCTGGATCCAGAAACGGGGGAGCCAGCCCTAATGGCCGGTGTGCCCCCCGATTACTTCAGCGAAACCGGCCAGCTATGGGGCAATCCCATCTATAACTGGGAGGCGATGCAGGCTTGGGGCTTCAAGTGGTGGCTGCAGCGTTTGCAGTCTATGTTGGAATATGTGGATTTAATTCGGGTTGACCACTTTCGAGGCTTTCAGGCCTACTGGGAAGTGCCCCAAGGGGAAACCACCGCCATCAATGGTCAGTGGGTGGAGGCTCCGGGTCGAGAGTTCTTTAAGACCGTCAAGGAGGAGCTAGGCAGTTTGCCGATCTTGGCGGAAGATCTTGGGGTCATTACCCCCGAGGTGGAAGCCCTACGGGATGAGTTTGACTTTCCGGGGATGAAAATTCTTCACTTCGCCTTCGGTTCTGGCCCAGGCAACCCCTACCTACCGTTTAATTTCGAGCGCAACTGCATGGTCTATACCGGCACCCACGATAACAACACTACGGTGGGCTGGTTTGAAAGCCTATCAGACTGGGAAAAAGACCACATCAGCCATTACCTAGGCGACATCAGCTACGACGGAATTCACTGGGACATGATTCGCTTGGCTCTCAGCTCCCACGCCAATCAAGCCGTGATTCCCTTCCAGGATCTCTTGGGACTAGGGGGAGGTGCGCGAATGAACCTGCCCGGTGCCCCAACCGGGAACTGGGAGTGGCGCTATCGAGATGAAGCCGTCAACCCAGAGTTAGCAGGGCGGATGCATATGCTGACAGAGATGTATGGACGCCTGCCCCAGCCCCCAGCCCCTGCGGATGAGTCCGATGGGTAG